In one Chloroflexi bacterium ADurb.Bin180 genomic region, the following are encoded:
- a CDS encoding S-adenosyl-L-methionine-binding protein, translating to MRLSPIGVIENDFLDSVPQGWESAIHRLVLRPEWAPALEGIEAFSHVHVLFWLSKIRPPIQVHVHPMNRQDLPEVGIFATRTPRRPNPIGLQVCPLVAREGNVLVVRMLDALNGTPLLDVKPYLPDGDAYPQARVAEWVARLWNDPDRTTNR from the coding sequence ATGCGCCTCAGTCCCATCGGGGTGATCGAGAACGACTTTCTGGACAGCGTGCCCCAGGGCTGGGAGTCGGCCATTCATCGACTGGTGCTGCGGCCAGAGTGGGCACCGGCGCTGGAGGGCATCGAGGCATTCTCCCACGTCCACGTCCTCTTCTGGCTGAGCAAGATCCGTCCCCCGATTCAGGTGCACGTTCATCCTATGAATCGCCAGGATCTGCCCGAGGTGGGCATCTTTGCTACCCGCACGCCACGTAGGCCGAATCCCATTGGGCTGCAGGTCTGTCCGCTGGTGGCCCGAGAGGGAAATGTCCTGGTCGTACGCATGCTGGATGCGCTTAACGGCACGCCGCTTCTGGATGTCAAGCCGTACCTGCCCGACGGGGATGCCTATCCGCAGGCTCGCGTGGCCGAGTGGGTAGCACGTCTGTGGAACGACCCTGACCGGACGACCAACCGCTAG
- the glgB gene encoding 1,4-alpha-glucan branching enzyme GlgB produces MIIKTPSSNPARVNVRFELPPAIWADSVFLVGDFNQWNEASHPMTRGRNDPTWSISLELDRDKTYEFRYLVNGREWHNDWNADGYAPNPYGGTNSVVSTVGAPTVQRKRS; encoded by the coding sequence ATGATAATCAAGACCCCGTCGAGCAACCCCGCCCGGGTCAATGTGCGCTTTGAATTGCCGCCGGCGATCTGGGCAGACTCGGTGTTCCTGGTCGGCGATTTCAACCAGTGGAACGAAGCGTCTCATCCAATGACCCGGGGGCGCAACGATCCCACCTGGAGCATCTCGCTGGAACTCGACCGCGACAAGACCTACGAGTTCCGCTACCTGGTCAACGGCCGGGAGTGGCACAACGACTGGAACGCCGACGGCTACGCGCCCAATCCCTATGGCGGCACGAACTCGGTGGTCTCAACGGTCGGTGCTCCCACAGTCCAGCGGAAGCGTTCCTAA